From Hartmannibacter diazotrophicus, a single genomic window includes:
- a CDS encoding aspartate/glutamate racemase family protein, with protein MRIHLINPNTTVSMTDKAAAAARAVAAPGTEIIAATSKNGPASIEGAYDGAIAVPGMLLAMKEAEESGVDGHILACFDDTGIDAARALAKGPVIGIGQAAFHVASLITHRFSVVTTLSRSIPVIEGNLVAYGLATRCTRVRASDIPVLDLEKPGSGARDTISAEIAAALKTDGAEGIVLGCAGMADLAADLSAEHGVPVIEGVGCAVKLMEALLGLKAATAKTGLWSAPLPKSYSGFMTPLAPKG; from the coding sequence ATGCGCATCCATCTCATCAATCCGAATACCACCGTCTCGATGACCGACAAGGCCGCAGCCGCAGCCCGCGCCGTCGCCGCGCCCGGAACGGAGATCATCGCGGCCACCTCGAAGAACGGTCCAGCCTCCATCGAGGGCGCCTATGACGGGGCCATCGCCGTCCCCGGCATGCTGCTTGCCATGAAGGAGGCGGAGGAATCCGGTGTCGACGGCCATATCCTCGCCTGCTTCGACGACACCGGCATCGATGCCGCCCGCGCGCTGGCGAAGGGCCCGGTGATCGGCATCGGCCAGGCGGCCTTTCACGTCGCAAGCCTGATCACCCACCGCTTTTCCGTCGTCACCACCCTGTCGCGGTCGATCCCGGTGATCGAGGGCAATCTCGTTGCCTATGGTCTGGCCACACGCTGCACCCGCGTGCGTGCCTCCGACATTCCGGTGCTCGACCTTGAAAAGCCGGGCTCCGGCGCCCGCGACACGATCTCCGCCGAAATCGCCGCGGCACTGAAGACGGACGGAGCCGAAGGCATCGTGCTTGGCTGCGCCGGCATGGCGGATCTGGCCGCCGATCTCTCGGCGGAGCATGGCGTTCCGGTGATCGAGGGCGTTGGCTGCGCGGTCAAGCTGATGGAAGCGCTCCTCGGCCTCAAGGCGGCGACCGCCAAGACCGGTCTCTGGTCCGCCCCCCTCCCCAAGTCCTATTCGGGCTTCATGACGCCGCTTGCCCCCAAGGGTTGA
- a CDS encoding MarR family winged helix-turn-helix transcriptional regulator, whose translation MTEIHEPTLGYLLHDTTRLMRRRFDRIAGTSGLTRAQWQVLAVLWRDEGINQTAIADRLDLEPISVCRLVDRMETAGWVERRQDPTDRRARLVFMTEAARPAFTEMKALGSGIFDEMMAGFTEEERDQLMTLLKRCHANLTERNRGDADDGADAPVEASARGTAAKEAAG comes from the coding sequence ATGACAGAGATACACGAACCCACGCTTGGCTATCTGCTGCACGACACGACGCGCCTCATGCGCCGACGCTTCGACCGGATCGCCGGCACCAGCGGCCTCACCCGCGCGCAATGGCAGGTCCTTGCCGTGCTCTGGCGCGATGAGGGCATCAACCAGACCGCGATTGCAGACCGGCTGGATCTGGAACCGATTTCGGTCTGCCGGCTTGTTGACCGGATGGAGACGGCGGGCTGGGTCGAGCGGCGCCAGGATCCGACCGACAGGCGCGCCCGGCTGGTCTTCATGACTGAGGCCGCCCGCCCCGCCTTCACCGAGATGAAGGCGCTGGGAAGCGGCATCTTCGATGAAATGATGGCCGGCTTCACCGAAGAGGAACGCGACCAGTTGATGACGCTGCTCAAGCGCTGCCACGCGAACCTCACCGAACGCAACAGGGGCGATGCCGACGACGGCGCGGACGCCCCCGTCGAAGCCTCCGCCAGGGGGACCGCCGCCAAGGAAGCCGCTGGCTGA
- a CDS encoding HlyD family secretion protein, whose translation MAAAEKTSTNVTSLAPEKPAVPEASAAEIRPPEAAPAKAKKSRLRWPLMLAVPLLIVVGGGYVWATSGRYESTDNAYVKHDIVSIGPDISGRIDEVPVHENQQVKAGDILFRIDDDQYKLALEEKNAALAAARLQVQQLQAAWRNANSAEKEAQETLAYQQTVMDRQQQLLSNGTASRATYDASQHDLETAKQALVQSQQAVDSARAALGGNPDIAVDEHPLVLQAIAARDKAQLDLKHTVVRAPADGIVSEVGVLKVGQYVSEGETTVSLVETDNVWVEANFKETQLTHMKPGDKVTLDFDAFPSKDITGTVQSLGAGTGSVFSILPAQNATGNWVKVVQRVPVRISIDDDNVKQVLASGLSSTVDVDTGWQRPLPQPIRSAMAALGLEPAVAAEVAQK comes from the coding sequence ATGGCTGCCGCCGAAAAGACCTCAACGAACGTAACCTCCCTTGCCCCGGAAAAGCCGGCGGTGCCCGAAGCCTCCGCTGCCGAAATCAGGCCGCCCGAGGCCGCCCCTGCCAAGGCGAAGAAGAGCCGGCTGCGCTGGCCGCTGATGCTCGCCGTGCCGCTTCTGATCGTGGTCGGCGGCGGCTACGTCTGGGCCACCAGCGGGCGCTACGAGTCGACCGACAACGCCTACGTCAAGCATGACATCGTCTCGATCGGCCCGGATATTTCCGGTCGCATCGACGAGGTGCCGGTGCACGAGAACCAGCAGGTGAAGGCCGGCGACATCCTCTTCCGCATCGACGACGACCAGTACAAGCTGGCGCTTGAGGAGAAGAACGCCGCGCTTGCCGCCGCCCGGCTGCAGGTGCAGCAGCTTCAGGCCGCCTGGCGCAACGCCAACTCCGCCGAGAAGGAGGCGCAGGAGACGCTGGCCTACCAGCAGACCGTGATGGACCGGCAGCAGCAATTGCTGTCCAACGGAACGGCCTCGCGCGCCACCTATGATGCCTCCCAGCACGACCTCGAAACCGCCAAGCAGGCGCTGGTCCAGTCGCAGCAGGCCGTCGACAGCGCCCGCGCCGCCCTTGGCGGCAATCCGGACATCGCCGTCGACGAGCACCCGCTGGTGCTGCAGGCCATCGCGGCGCGCGACAAGGCCCAGCTCGACCTCAAGCACACGGTCGTCCGCGCCCCCGCCGACGGCATCGTCAGCGAGGTCGGGGTCCTCAAGGTCGGCCAGTATGTCTCGGAAGGTGAAACCACCGTCAGCCTCGTTGAGACTGACAATGTCTGGGTCGAGGCGAATTTCAAGGAAACCCAGCTCACCCACATGAAGCCGGGCGACAAGGTGACCCTCGATTTCGACGCATTCCCGAGCAAGGACATCACGGGCACGGTCCAGAGCCTCGGCGCCGGCACCGGCTCGGTCTTCTCCATCCTTCCGGCGCAAAACGCGACCGGCAACTGGGTGAAGGTCGTCCAGCGCGTGCCCGTGCGCATCAGCATTGACGACGACAACGTCAAGCAGGTCCTCGCCTCCGGCCTGAGCTCGACCGTCGACGT